From the genome of Bicyclus anynana chromosome 26, ilBicAnyn1.1, whole genome shotgun sequence:
TCGATACATTAACGAGGCTCGAACTCATGACACGGATATAAAGTCCGCGCGTTTACCAACCAAGCCACGATCGCATTTACGCAATCATTTTGAAAAAGTCTGACAGAATGAAGTACGGTGAAATGTTCGATAACATGagggtatatttttaaatgtagaaaagttattattatgcAAATGTAAGAAAAACACTTTTACACCACTGTTATAGTATGATTTTGAATCGGGAAAAACTGAAGAAAACACTTTCTTTTACAACAAACAAAAGTTATGTGCCACTGATCTTGAAATAATCGTCTTGAGATGCGGTGATTACGGTACGTAAACAGGGATATATTCCAGTTGATATTGAGTTTCGCCTTTTGACAACACAAATAGATGAATTATCACAGAATAACTAATGATTTTAGGTAAACTTTGTGTACTTTTATGAgattaatactataaaaaagaaatttaaaaatacgatAGCTGATTTGACGTGTTTACATGATGAGTTGACTTTGACAGATGCTACAATCTGTCGCCTGAACGTCAACACAACAACaactaatatgtttttttttgctcgCTAGAGGAAGTGGTGAACGCACGTGTTAGTGAGTCTTCGGTgattttttcggtttttttgtgtatattttcacagtttaaatagttattattgtGTTATTAACAACCCTACTGGTgctggtaatataatattattaaatcatgGAGATAGATCCAGATCCCAAGCCCCCTGACCCGGGAATCGGGTCACGAAAACGTCCTGGAGAGGAACGAGTTTCTTCTTCCTCCTCCAAAAAACCCAACGATACTCAATCCTCTCCATCCATCcaaaacacatacatacatccTTCCTTCGCCAATGGCCCCAGGTTGTATTCTGTGGACGACAAAGGTCCATTCATTGTACAGGTTTCCCGGGAACTCGAAGACCCAACATCAGGCGCCTCTATAAGAGCCATTACTTTCGGccaatttttacataaaaataaaataacgtcGGTTGTTAGAGACGGCGTTAAAAATGTAGGTCGTAACAAAATCCTTGTGGAGTTTTCAACTCCACAAGCAGCCAATGATTTCCTTAATAACCAAATACTAACACTCTGTAAATATAAAGCTACCATCCCCACTTATAATGTATCTCGTATGGGTCTTGTAAAAGGAGTTCCCGTGGACTGGTCCATGGATGAGCTTGTGGAGTCTCTAGAACTCCCCACTGGTTGTGGGATTGTACTGAAAGCCAGACGGCTGAATAGAAAAACAACCAGTGAGGGTACTACCACCTGGGTGCCAACACAAACCGTCGTTATGACTTTCAGAGGGCAGATGCTCCCTGAAAGAATATACTCCTATTATTCTTCACTCACAGTAGAAATCTATAAATTTCCCACCATCCAGTGCCAAAACTGTTGTCGTTTTGGCCACATCAAGTTGTCTTGCCGGTCCAAGCCTAGGTGCTACAGGTGTGCTCAGCCCCACTCAGGAGATTCTTGCCCAGTACCTGCAAATCTATCCACATGCCTACACTGCTCAGGAAAACATTTTGCTATAGACAAGGACTGCCCAGAATTCTCACGCCAACAGTCTATAAAATTAGTAATGTCTCAAGATAATATCTCGTATATGGAGGCGGCAACTCAGTTCCCTCCTGTCCGTCGCTCATACTCAGAAATCACTAAAGATTCCCCTCCTACTAACTCTATGAGGACCCCTCCGAGACCTCAACCTTCTCCGAAATCCTCCTATCGACAAACTATATTTCGTTCCCCGCGTCCTCGAGCCCCCTTAGCGAAAGGGTATGACAAAAGAGCCCACCAAGATATTATTGGTGGATGCTCATCACCCCTCCCTAATGGTTGCGCTTTGAATGTTGACCAAGTTGATACCCCTCCCACCCAGGGCAGAATTCTAGAAATTCTGTCCGAGTTCCTAGTTAATATAATTACTCCATGTAGTGAAATCCCTTTACCGCCCAACGTTGCCCATAACCTATCCCAACTCTTTAAAATCCTTAACAATGGACCCAACAACCCTACTTCAATGGAACTGTAGAAGCTTACGTTCCAAAAAACACGAATTATTATCCCTCATAAATCTGCATAACCCTGTCATCATTGCCGTCTCGGAAACATGGCTGATTCCAGGTTCTCGTTTTCGGGTTCCAGGTTTCTCCTGCTTGCGGGACGACAGAGATGACGGTTGTGCTGGTAGTGCCTTCCTTATGAAGCACTCCATTCCTTATTCCCAAATCCCTCTCCCTCCCCACAGCCAACAGTTTAATGCTGTGGCTGTTCGGTGTCtagatatttcttttgtatCTCTGTATATTCCTCACCCTTCTTCTTCTGTTTTTCCTGAAATTCAATCTATCCTATCTTCTCTTCCCAGTCCGGTCATAGTCATGGGTGACTTCAACACTCACCACACTATGTGGGGGTGTCATGCCACTGATGGGCTTGCTCCTATGCTGATAGATATACTGGACGATGTTAACCTGTGCATCCTCAACGATGGTTCTCCTACACGTCGAGTATACCCTGGTCAGAATCCAAAATCAGCAGTGGACCTTACCCTTTGCTCCTCGAACCTGGCTTCCCAAATGAATTGGAGAGTGCTGCCGTCCACCCATGGCAGTGACCATTTTCCTATTATCATCTCATTAAATAATAGATCCGTTCCAATCCCCAACTATGATCCTCTTTtgaaatataaacttaaaaaagccAATTGGGCAGCATACGCCCAATCGGTTGACTGCATGATTGACTCCCTGCCAAGTCTTGAGATTGACGGAAATTCTATGATTTGTTATGAATCTTTTCTAAATTGTCTTAAATGTTCGGCTGATTCACATATCCCTAAAAAACATCCTCCCAAAAAACACATGCTTTCACCTCCCTGGTGGGATGATGAATGCAGCGATTTATTTAGGGAAAGAACTAATGCAGAGGAGACATACTCATCTTGTATGTCCCTAGAAAATTTTTTAGACTACCAAAAACTTGATGCTAAAGCCAAAAGGGTTGTatcgaaaaagaaaaagttaggTTGGATGAGTTTCTGTGAATCCCTTAACCCTCGCTCTCCTTCCTCTATTGTAtggacaaatattagaagattccGCCGTTCCCTCAACCATGTTGACAGAACCTCCAATAATCCCTCCGATTGGCTTAACAACTTTGCAAACAAACTGGCTCCACCTTCTATTCCTAATGAGGATTTATTTCTGACTTCTACGCCAGCTCCAACCTCTGATGAAATGGATGCCCCCTTTTCACTCTCTGAGCTTCAAATGGCTCTCAGTGGTCTAAAAGACACAACACCAGGGGAAGATGGCGTGCCTTACTCTTTCCTAACTAATCTAAATGACAAAGCTAAATCCTATTTTCTTAGtcttattaataattgttttgaaTCCGGTTCTATCCCTGATTCCTGGAAATCCCAAATTGTCATTCCCCTACTCAAACCTGGTAAAGATCCACTAAATTCAAATTCCTACAGACCCATAGCTTTGTCATCTACATTAGCTAAGGTGACGGAACACCTGCTTAAAAATAGATTGGAATGGATAGTGGAAAGCAGAAATATTCTACCCTCTTCGCAATTTGGATTTCGGAAGGGTATGAGTACTACAGACAGCCTCAGCATATTGACAACAGACATTCGGTTAGCCTTTACAAAAGGAGAGTACCTTGTGGGTGTCTTCCTTGATATTGCTTCTGCATATGACAATGTCCTTCTTCCGGTGCTCAGGCATAAACTGCTCAAGCTGAGTATTCCTCCGAGGATGGTACATTTCATATGTAATCTGTTATTTGGCAGATCCATTCTAGTTAAACACCAGTCTTCCTGTCTTCCCCCCCGGCTAGTCTGGAAAGGTCTTCCTCAAGGCTCAGTTCTCAGCCCTCTGCTATATAGCATATATACCCATGATCTTGAACTGTCTGTAAATAGTTTCTGTAACATTTTGCAATATGCTGATGATATAGTCCTCTATCACAGCTCAGGCAGTATAGAAGAAGTATCCTGTCGCTTAAATTCTGCTTTATATTATCTAAACCAGTGGCTGTCTGACCATGGTCTGTCCCTCTCAGTGGACAAATGTCAGGCAGTGAGGTTTACCAGGAAAAGATCCCTCCCTGACTTTTTTATTGAGGGTCAACCAATCAACCTTGAAGATAATGTCAAATTCTTGGGCATTAATTTAGATAATCGACTGAACGGATTGGCTCATTGTGAATATGtggttaaaaaatgtgaaaagggCATTAATGTTTTAAGAGCAGTTGCTGGGGTCTGGTGGGGTGCTCACCCTTACTCACTTAAATTATTGTACAATTCCCTAGTTAGAAGCTATATGGattactgtttgtttgttatggatCCTTTTAACAAAGCAGGTtgcgaaaaattaaataaaattcaatttaaatgccTTAGAATTATTCTAGGAGCAATGAAATCTTCCCCCACTAATGCCTTACAGGTAGAATGTGTTGACCCTCCTTTATCTATCCGTCGCCAATATCTTTGTGACCGGTATGTTAGCAAGGTGTTACAGTTATCATCACATCCTCTTTGgcccaaattaattcaattGTCCCGCACTCCCCACTGTCGTTACTCCTCTTCCTATTTACTAGACAGCTTCATGAAATTTAATAGCCTCCCTCATCCTATATCAAAATTCCAATATAACCCACTTTTTTCCACGCCATATAAAGCTCTGTTATATAACCCCCCTATCATCACAGATTTTGGCCTAGTTAAAGGAGCCCCAGATACTAGCATTAAATTTCAAGccattattaatcaaaattggtcaaatcATCTACATATTTATACTGATGCATCAAAGTTATCCCCAGATGGATGTGTTGGTGCTGCCTGTTGGGTTCCCAGGtataagataatattaaaattcaaatgtcCTCCCGAGTCTTCTGTGTTCACAGGAGAAGCCACTGCTATATTGGAAGCAGTCCTGTTTGCACAGTCCCATAACATTCAACAGACGGTTATTTTTACAGACTCATTAAGTTGTTTATTGTCCATTAAAGAAAACCCATTCAAAAGCAAATCAAGGTTTCACATAATCTTAAAGATCAGGCAAGCTCTGCTGTCAAGTTATCAAAGAGGTCTATCCATCTTGCTTGTTTGGATCCCAAGCCACTCCGGAATCCCTGGAAATGAGACTGCCGATTCATGTGCAAAAGCTGCCGTGATTACTGGCTCCCTtgagtattttgaaaattcttcgcAAGACTTGACTGCCCTGGCTAAAACTTATCTGGATAGATCTTGGGAGTCCTTCTGGAATGAATCAAAATTGGTGAAAGGCAAACATTATTCATCTATCCAACCAAATATACCAAGACGTCCCtggtttttctttcaaaaaatgacTGAACGTTGGGTTCTTACAACTATTTCTCGTTTGCGTCTTGGTCACTCATGTACACCTGTGCATCTAAACAAGCTCCGGATTAGGGATAACTCTATCTGTGAGTGTGGTTTGGATGAAGGCACTGTTACTCATCTCCTTTTTAACTGTCCCAGACTTCTTCATCCTCTCTATGACATTCTTCCCCCAAAAGTCCCTCGTCCTTTAagtgttaaatgtttgttaatgtttgtgtttagtccatattgtagatttttatgtaaatatgtagaatgtaataagattaaattgtaatatatgtttatactatgtaaattattttaaatattttgttaatattaatatatgttatttgtgttgttATAGGTTAGgaactaacaaaaatattatgtaatagtaaCTATCTAGTAGATTCTCAAAATTGAACTTGTCAGCTCTCACTGAACAATCTCCTTCGTGCCTTCTCCATCTACTCGACACTGGCGAGATAAACCGTGcccagttggcacaaatgaaagccattaagaagaattgaattgaacaaCTAATATTCTGCCAGTACAGTAATGTTGTCGCACACGGCTTCACCCGCGGAGATGTCATCACTCCACATTGTATTCAATGCTATTGCTTCAGATTATTTACGATAGGTACTGGCCTAGAGCGCTCTACACTACACATCCGCCACTGCTCGGAACATCAGCTATCTGCTAGTGGGCAGTGATAGTCCCGTCAAAATATGTCCAGCCGTTTCatatactagcagacacacATTTAAAACagacacaaaacaaaaattgtttcaAATAAGTACTGTATACATACACTCTATCAAACAGTtagtttaattgtatttatttgaatagatttagaaatagcAACAGAAGAAAGGATGTTGACATATACAATACTAACAGTTCCTGTGCCATTTGTCAGTGTCACTCACCTACAGCCGGAGCGCAGCCTGCAGCCGGGGGAGGCTCATCGCTCAGCCTCTGACTCCCTGTCCTGTGGAACAGCAACAGAATGTGAGTCTGAGCTGGGACGTAGTGCACAAGCAGTGTTGTGTCATGACATTAGTGTccttgtatactgacttgttctgcagcacgagtgagtcaccgctgcggctcacagctgcacgaggctcgcacacttgtgatgcatcacatgcagcgtcgttgtatactgacttgttctgcagcacgagtgagtcaccgctgcggctcacagctgcacgaggctcgcacacttgtgatgcatcacatgcagcgtcgttgtatactgacttgttctgcagcacgagtgagtcaccgctgcgactcacagctgcacgaggctcgcacacttgtgatgcatcacatgcagcgtcgttgtatactgacttgttctgcagcacgagtgagtcaccgctgcggctcacagctgcacgaggctcgcacacttgtgatgcatcacatgcagcgtcctTGTATAcggacttgttctgcagcacgagtgagtcaccgctgcggctcacagctgcacgaggctcgctcacttgtgatgcatcacatgcagcgtcgttgtatactgacttgttctgcagcacaagtgagtcaccgctgcggctcacagctgcacgaggctcgcacacttgtgatgcatcacatgcagcgtcgttgtatactgacttgttctgcagcacgagtgagtcaccgctgcggctcacagctgcacgaggctcgcacacttgtgatgcatcacatgcagcgtcgttgtatactgacttgttctgcagcacgagtgagtcaccgctgcggctcacagctgcacgaggctcgcacacttgtgatgcatcacatgcagcgtcgccGCCAGCGTCCTGCCAAATACAAAACTCATTCACACGTCTGTCCACACATGTCCAGAGGACATTGTATGATAGATATGCAGAGGCCATATACCACCTCGGTCGAGAAGCGCACAACAGTCTCACCTGGAGATGCATGATCATATGTTCATAGTATGCATTCTCTTCCACAAATTCTTGCAAACAAATTGTACATCCGAAGGTAATACTTTCACTCTTTATGTAACTCTTTATTTCAATCTCATGTTTTGCAACTGCAGTGCAGGAAGTTGCTGCTCTTCTATGATGAGCTTCACTCACAGCCTCAGCCAGTGGATCCTCTTCTAACTTGATGCTTATATCGTATTCCTCCTTGGATACACAATGATTGTCTTGTGCCAAGTTATCAGCACTCGACATGGAGTCAGAACTGCGTTCTTTCTTCACCACAACTGTTGCAACATCTCCCACTACAGATTCCTCTGCTGCTGTCTGCTCCTCTTCATCAGTGTGATCTATGTACAAGTCACAATGGTTAGCTCCTAATGTTGTTTGTGTCAAATTACACTTCAGATGTGCAGTTGTGCAGTTCATCAATTCTTTGTGTTGTATAGTATTCTGaaacaaggtcaatgttaacaccAAACAATCAACTCCTCAAGTAAGGTAACaagacataattatgtatttcaggtttaaatataaatgaaatagttaATACTGAGTACTCACTAATTCATGTTGTTCAACTAAGTCTGTCATCAGTGAATGGGCTCTCAAGCTCAAgtctctaaatctactgaagttaatcaatctctgagcacacagcacacagagtgtttgcttcaggtttcctcgacgacacaactgaaacaactgCACACAATTATGagtgataaaaagaaaaactgagACAAATGTTGACCTATGTTTTATATCCCTTTACAGTTTCAATTAGTACAATTTGATTGTCAACTCACAGACAGTCCAGTTAGCTGTTCATATGCCTCCTCCAACTTGTGTTTACTCATTAGAGACAGCTTGCTGCCAGTGTCCaggcatatcatgcacatcTGTAAATATACCAACAGTTACTTCTACATTACTACTTGCATGTGAGTAATGCTGCTATAAGTATGTCTTAGCACTTTCTTCATctaaattcacaaataaaaacacaacaaactGACCTGCACTATTGAAGGAATAGCATGAGAGTGAATCTGCCTCACACAACTCTCTGTTGTACAAAAGTCGTCATCCAGAAAGTGCTGGGAGCAGACCACAGCAGGGTCGGGCAGGTGATGGTCTTGTGTGCCGAGGGCTCTGAGCCAAGCAGTATGGAGATTGCCTTCACTGGGTACTCTGGAGATCAACATTCATGGTGTACAAAAGAATGCCTACACACATACacaagtataatttatttatgtatagtttAAGCAATATGCTATAAAACATTTACAAGGTTGAGGTTAGCACACAAATTATGAATTCCTTAATGAGAAAGATGCTTGTAGGCTATTACCTTCACACGGGAAATAAactgtaatgattttaaattgcAAAGTACTGGTTGTAGTCTTCACAAATACTCTACAATTTAAAAGTTATTGTAagctaagcttacttgaaataaatcaattttgatttATCTCTTTAACCAAGAATTTGATAAAAAACTAAGCCATAAAACAGTCAATCAGTACACAGAGTGTGAGACAAGGTCATAGTTTTTCTTCTTTCCTAGGCCTTTTCCACACTTGGTTTATATTGTGAGTAGATCATAGTTGTAGCAAAACTTCTACTAGGTAATCTTTATGATAGCTTGTAGAtcttaataaacataataaaactgGTTAACAAAGAGTTGTCTGTGAGGTTGACGGCTGAGGCCGAAATTCACGAGATAAATAATTCTACTCACGCATGAAAGGTAATTCCCGTTCTTTCAGATGTCGACACATTGTCTAAAGTATTTTCGCAGAAAGGCGCGCAGCACCGCACCATAGGTGTGTAGTTCTTCGTCATGATACAATAGTCCTCAACTGATACTGCTCTTTGTTCTCACTGTACACTACTACACCGTTAAAAGGAAACACCTAAGATCAGTTAATATTATCGTTTAATGAATTTACCACAAAATTCATTCACGTTTCACGAGATAAATAACAATGTAAATAAGATTAGTTTATCTTATACTCCGGGATACTTTTCggctttctgtattctgagttttCGGCCTTCTGTTTTTTGGAAGATGTGTCGTAATTAAACGTCCGTATAGACTCTTTTGATTAACTTTAATAgtgcaatattttaatttattactaataATTACAGACACAGAGTACAGACGACGAAATCAAAGATTACAGCAAGGAAGTAGGAACTAGGTATGGACGATACAAAacatatatagatattaaatctatatattGCAGTAATATCAAAATCTATATATCAAAACATTCGGCATCTATATATTTTCTGAAACACTATATTGCCGATGTGACTGAATCGGGCAAATCGTACATGAATCGGATTCAAACCATGTATTCGGCCAAACCCTATATTACAAGTCAAAATGAAACTTATGTCTCAAACCTTAAGGCACTAATTAATTCATTCCAAAAGCAAAATGCGATTCAGcaaaacactatatttttttaatacaagtcaATATGAAACTTATGAGTCACTACATAAGGTACTAATTCAATCATTCCAAAACGCGATTCCgaaaaacactatatttttttaaatacaagtcAATATAGTACTTATCATAAATACATAAGGTTTCAATTGTAGTACAACAAAATGAATGACATATTATGACATCGAAAAAAGAAGTACGTCACAATAATGCAGGGTCTTCTTATAGCaggtattttcaattttctacCATTATATTTACGAACTATTGTTTTAATACCCAAATAGATGGCATCACAATTCACatgtaaatatcattcattgtaGTTTATGTTTCTTTAAACAGATGGCGGAACGAAGAAAATAAAAGAgttatctaataaattaataatcttttattaatttgtaaaaataaaaactaatatgatttaaattgtatattatattcatccaatacaacaaaatgtatgcaacgtttaaataaaacatgaaaaaagaaGTATGTCGATTATTTTCTTAAACCATCGTTTTATTTAACTAAGAGTTGGATTACCCAAATACTCAAATAGATGGCATCGCATGTATCTTCATTATAGTTTATGTTGTTGTAAGCAGATATCCGAAAGAAggaagttaaataattatataggtattgttgtgttgtattaatttgtaataataaattacctacatacaaaaggaaaaaaacCTATAAcgtaatgcattttttttgcaaacCAAAACAAATGAACATGTTATTCACAGGATGGCGAAAAACAATAGGTTCCTTTGGCGCAAACACAGATggcgccaagaaaaaaaaaacaaaattaaaataaaaaggggaaatataaacctttaaaaaaattgacaatcgccataaaacttgaaaaatgtaacctcaagtaaattgttattgtattgCCTCCGAATCAACTAAATCGAGCACATGCTACGTGAATTCGATTCGCTCTCGTACTATCTATTCGGCAAAACACTAGATTACAAGTTAATTTGGTACTTATTACAAACACCTGTAAATTGCTTATTATCTTTTGATTGATAAGTAGACAGgtataccaaaaaaaaagaagtagagTTAGAACAACcgattgtaatttgtttaaaattacaattattttaaaaggaaattaattctataaaataatattttttatattaaacaaacaacaagtaaaatcaagtaaattttatagTACTTAATGTTGTGTAACCATCGcatcaaaaaaacaataaaaataattgtgcgCGCTCTACACTCGAGGCGATAGCGCTATGAATGAACTGCGACTGTAGAGCCCGTTCGCAGGCTTCGCggcttgttaattatttttaaagtcttCCGTGAATTCGAAGACAACCGTATTGTATTccatttttttgacggcctctgtggcgcagtggtaagcgtggtggatttacaagacaagaTTTTTCTTGgtcttggtccaggtctggctgatgtgagacttcggtcgtggctagttaccaccctaccggcaaagacataccgccaagcgaattagcgttccggtacgatgtcggattttcatcctgctcctaagaagttaacccgcttccatctaagattgcatcattactggtgagattgtagtcaagggcctgtagagaaaaataaaatcctccGATGTAACTGAATCGAGCAAATCGTACTTGAATCGGATTCGCTCTCAAACTATGTATTTTCGGCCAAACCCTATATTACAAGTCAATATGAAACTTAAATCTCATTCCATAGagcactaattaatttattccaaaACGCGATTCAGcaaaacactatatttttttcaatacaagtcaatatggtacttataacagagaaataagatttaaattgtaatacaacAAAATGTATGCAAAGGTAATGTCATCAAAAAAAGAGGTACGTCGAATTAATGCAGGGTCAACATTTAtgagatattttcaatttatcaccattatatttACGAACTATTGTTTTAATACCCTAAAAGATGGCATCACaggtaaatatcattcattgtaGTTTATGTTTCTTTAAACAGATGGCGCAACGAAGAAAATAAAGGAATTATATTATCAATTAAGTATTCTTGTAAACataaattacaatgttaacATGTTATTAATAGATGGCGTTAATGGCGCGAACCAATTTGTTCCTTGGCGCAAACATAGATGgcgcaaagaaaaaaaaactttaattcgtaaataaagaagtcggttaattaaataaataaatatataacaaattaaataatcattaaataacttaatataaaaaaggggAAATATATAAACCCTTAAAAAACTTAACCTCAAGTACATAATCTGTGCctcaagtaaattataaatgtattgccATAATCTCACCAGAGCGATAAGGAAGTGACATGAATCCAGTAATACAAGATAGATTCAAACTAATGTATGTTTCAGAAAACATATAGTCttagaaaatatatagtttcaaaaaatatatagtttcagAATCCGAtattcaatatcaatatataGTTTCGATTTGATACACAGAGAATCCGATATTACCCACACCTAgtaggaacatatttactcaggattacagtgtattattggaactTTCATTTGTTTGTGGTCTGTGATTGGAACGAAATCGAAACGAATTTCGAATTTTCGACAATAATTGGTATTTGACAGATGAGTTGACATGACACTTGACTTGACTTGCCACTGCCAGTAACAGTTGACGTTTAgagcttttgttttttaaaaattgtatctaTCTgatgcttagaccattaataactggacttgGAAGttggatcgcacccaaattcaccaacaaaaaagtctgtcgttttttgagggggacgaggtaaactcacacatcgaaaacatttaacaccattaagtatattctgtgtccatacactacacacaactataaatttgactcgcaatacacacacgcgtaatttttacacagactaacaaacacattgccacagtaaaaatatatacaagcagtattgtaactcggctgtatttttgaaataaatacctacaaccaagcggtacgtaaacatgtgatagggctgtccgcctccagcattttaattacatttgccaactttatGTTTCCATTTCgttttgttattgtaaatatactttttttatgtaaacaaataaaatactttgtaaattgtagtaaaataggaagtgattaataaaatgcgtgttcaaatcaaatcaaaaatcatttatttcaagtaggctcagtttacaagcactttagacacgtcagttgactatttgtaaagattctaccaccggttcggaaggcaggttctgctgagaagataccggcaagaaactcaacagttgctcttttgaaaaagacatacagtattataattcacaattgataacaattactgtttacatatcttatagttttacttcctgtgtgaaggtggaagctgatccaacgggctccaagcatctttatcattaaggaactcatcaatgttgtagtaccctcgactaagtaaatgtttttaacacattgcttcaagctatgcattggcaggtccatcacagttgTTTTTAGATTGGTAGATTttaataaggctgatactaatcaatgaccttgaaggataatTTGGTCACAAGCACAACTGACATAATTGAGgttgtcat
Proteins encoded in this window:
- the LOC112055630 gene encoding zinc finger protein 37-like isoform X1; amino-acid sequence: MTKNYTPMVRCCAPFCENTLDNVSTSERTGITFHAVPSEGNLHTAWLRALGTQDHHLPDPAVVCSQHFLDDDFCTTESCVRQIHSHAIPSIVQMCMICLDTGSKLSLMSKHKLEEAYEQLTGLSLFQLCRRGNLKQTLCVLCAQRLINFSRFRDLSLRAHSLMTDLVEQHELNTIQHKELMNCTTAHLKCNLTQTTLGANHCDLYIDHTDEEEQTAAEESVVGDVATVVVKKERSSDSMSSADNLAQDNHCVSKEEYDISIKLEEDPLAEAVSEAHHRRAATSCTAVAKHEIEIKSYIKSESITFGCTICLQEFVEENAYYEHMIMHLQDAGGDAACDASQVCEPRAAVSRSGDSLVLQNKSVYNDAACDASQVCEPRAAVSRSGDSLVLQNKSVYNDAACDASQVCEPRAAVSRSGDSLVLQNKSVYNDAACDASQVSEPRAAVSRSGDSLVLQNKSVYKDAACDASQVCEPRAAVSRSGDSLVLQNKTGSQRLSDEPPPAAGCAPAVVAPLSARLAANDESKVQATEGAGAILTSQQILETDIDELDNRSSHSSTKPCTDIYRLTNCVVQLYDIFKKPKKAVLDENPHVRAHTATKPYSCDLCNYKTVHKGSLLRHTITHTGEKPFSCEICSYKCARKSSLLEHIKTHTGEKPFSCEICSYKCALKSHLLQHIKTHTGEKPFSCEICSYKCARKSNLLQHIKTHTGEKPFSCEICSYKCALKNSLLRHIKTHTGDKPFSCEICSYKCALKSSLLHHIKTHTGEKPFSCEICSYKCALKSNLLQHIKTHTGEKPFSCEICCYKCTRKSLLLQHNKTHTGEKPFSCEICNYKCALKSNLLQHIKTHTGEKPFSCEICCYKCTRKSLLLQHIKTHTGEKLSSFQRV